Proteins encoded within one genomic window of Humulus lupulus chromosome 1, drHumLupu1.1, whole genome shotgun sequence:
- the LOC133823379 gene encoding uncharacterized protein LOC133823379 translates to MGDFNSYLYNSDKYGGSQPNFAAMNMLADFLDKYNMFPLPFIDKKFTWTNNNVYERLDCWLTESSFFDTVQNSWLPSTFDHDDHSNPLSSFSEKQFNCTNSLKSWNEDNFKSIESRISSLQDKISNLQSVVPPNVETPNKIKTLQSQLDVLLLKEEIYWKQRASVFWLNFGDKNTRFFHKYATNRRRTNHIRYLTLDDGAKVDTFKDIINNILSYFSNLFSTQGVDPDALNVILFGLNQHISINHYQMLDQPFTPEGVKTALFQLSGDKAPGFRQL, encoded by the exons ATGGGTGATTTTAATTCCTATCTTTATAATAGTGATAAATATGGTGGTTCTCAACCTAATTTTGCTGCTATgaatatgcttgctgattttttagATAAATATAATATGTTTCCTCTTCCTTTCATTGACAAAAAATTTACATGGACTAATAATAATGTTTATGAAAGACTAGATTG ttggCTTACTGAATCTTCTTTCTTTGACACTGTTCAAAATTCTTGGTTGCCTTCAACCTTTGACCATGATGATCACTCTAaccctctttcttctttttctgaAAAGCAATTTAACTGTACAAATTCTCTTAAAAGTTGGAATGAAGATAACTTTAAATCTATCGAGTCTAGGATTTCTAGTTTACAAGATAAGATATCTAACTTGCAATCTGTGGTGCCTCCGAATGTTGAGACTCCAAATAAGATTAAAACTCTTCAATCACAGTTAGATGTGTTGCTTCTTAAAGAGGAAATCTACTGGAAACAACGAGCTAGTGTTTTTTGGCTAAATTTTGGAGATAAAAATACTAGATTTTTTCACAAATATGCTACTAATAGACGTAGGACTAATCATATTAGATACCTAACTTTAGATGATGGTGCTAAAGTTGATACTTTTAaagatattataaataatatactCTCATACTTCTCTAATCTCTTCTCTACTCAAGGTGTTGATCCAGATGCTTTAAATGTTATTCTTTTTGGTCTGAATCAACACATTTCTATTAACCACTATCAGATGTTGGATCAACCTTTTACTCCGGAGGGAGTTAAAACTGCTCTTTTCCAATTGTCTGGAGACAAAGCCCCTGGCTTTAGACAGTTATAA